CGCCCATGAATCCTCTCTCCCAGCTAGACCAGATGAACGATTAAAAGCGTCCAGCATCTCGAAAGGGAAGAACTGTAGCACGGCTATTCCCATAAGAATAAGGATCATCAGGGCTACGTACATGCGTTTAAGCAAATGAACCGTATTCTTAGAAAACAGTAAAAATAGAAGAAAGCTGGCTACGATAAAGGTCAGCATATTCGCTCGGGAAAAAGTCATAAATAGAGCCGTTAGCTGTATCAATGTAAGCGGGATGAGCCAAGCTCCGTGAAGCTTTCCTAAAGCACGTAGCGTAAAGGTTGCCATTAAGGATAAAAACACCATGAAGCCCAAATTGTTTGGGTTCCCTAGCAACGAAGATATTCGGTCATAGCCGTTCGCTGGAATGGTGAGCTGTGAGATGGTTAATCCCCCTAGAGAAACCTGCTGAACAAAGCCCTCTTCTGTTGTGTTTTCCGTACCGAGTAGGGAAATAAGAATTCCGATTAAAGCGAATCCAACCCCAAACCACAGCAGTCCCTTGAGAACACGGGTAAAAGTTTGGATAGGCTTTCGATCTAATAGCGTTAGAAGATATAAGCCGAAGCCAGGGATAAACGCTAAAAGAAAACGGCTAAACGATAACAGCGTATAGTCTGAAAAAAGAGCGGTGGTAGAAAACCAAAGCATGACACTAAAAAGGATAAGCATGCTAATGATCTTCGTTTGAGACAAAGTAGGAATCTTCGCTACTGAGAGCACGATGACACAAACCCCTAGCTGTAGCGCAAGTGTGACCACATAAGGTAAAACCTCTGTCCCTGGCTCTAGGTTAATACTTAGCAGGAGCGAGAGAAAAAGAATGGCACAGATTCCTAGACTATGTCTGTTCCCTTTAATTCCCCAGTTACGTAAGCTTGACGTAGCTCCTACTGGTTTTCTGGACACCTTATCTACTAGTGTCCCTGATGGCTTGTCTGCTAGTTGTGTTCCAGATGCCTTTTCTGCCACTTGAACCCTAGATAACCTAGCTCCTTCACTATACGGATGTCGCTGTCCTATAAGTCGATCAGCTTTCAT
This genomic stretch from Bacillus horti harbors:
- a CDS encoding O-antigen ligase family protein, giving the protein MKADRLIGQRHPYSEGARLSRVQVAEKASGTQLADKPSGTLVDKVSRKPVGATSSLRNWGIKGNRHSLGICAILFLSLLLSINLEPGTEVLPYVVTLALQLGVCVIVLSVAKIPTLSQTKIISMLILFSVMLWFSTTALFSDYTLLSFSRFLLAFIPGFGLYLLTLLDRKPIQTFTRVLKGLLWFGVGFALIGILISLLGTENTTEEGFVQQVSLGGLTISQLTIPANGYDRISSLLGNPNNLGFMVFLSLMATFTLRALGKLHGAWLIPLTLIQLTALFMTFSRANMLTFIVASFLLFLLFSKNTVHLLKRMYVALMILILMGIAVLQFFPFEMLDAFNRSSGLAGREDSWAVALDQVQHHAVSGIGFAVAEQELLRAGLDISTHNSHLSVMLETGLLGYTLFFAFWCFGLWSVGRHLLATKLKKENTLIEQDHLNRQNQQTKQHEQTKKHQQKPQQRETIIVYSTVLTLLLAMFFHQLFETKIPYAGVPTLMWFYFLGLATKRLDR